One Maniola hyperantus chromosome Z, iAphHyp1.2, whole genome shotgun sequence DNA window includes the following coding sequences:
- the LOC138404495 gene encoding uncharacterized protein, with amino-acid sequence MEKLRLEFVVKKSMDDPKSNVICLTSITNNNRTFLMPEEFQPAKLHDTLIKTQTFQKVKTTLQKRNDRRQVWFTLTPEICGTYIDEDGNMQFKGYLLEESTQETRTLPSTSGISEEALTRILENFAEKKNSSKSDNIKKLTEKIVLEKFNNKMSNVSQWMAIFESECIRVGIEEDTKKIEALRLFLEDSCLDWYSSRLIKCTVNSEWSTWKENFCETYADRGWSPVRYAMLFKYRQGSLLEYALKKEKLLLEVNKSMDNTTLIDLIATGLPNCIADKINRTSLKETKDLFNNIRGLEHLVNKKNSGIKMKGLENKIKDRDGSYKPCRICEKENKGNRYHSESLCWYKNKNNDKQKRDQIKTVNNSELETELNEINPKN; translated from the coding sequence ATGGAGAAGTTAAGATTGGAATTTGTTGTAAAAAAATCGATGGATGATCCGAAATCAAATGTCATCTGCTTAACatcaataactaataataatcgtACCTTCTTAATGCCGGAAGAATTCCAACCAGCAAAACTGCACGACACATTGATAAAAACTCAAACAtttcaaaaagtaaaaaccacACTACAAAAGAGAAATGATAGAAGACAAGTTTGGTTTACACTAACACCAGAGATATGTGGTACCTACATAGATGAAGATGGAAACATGCAGTTTAAAGGATATTTGCTAGAGGAATCAACACAAGAAACGCGGACACTGCCCTCTACTTCTGGAATTTCAGAAGAGGCTTTGACGAGAATCTTAGAGAATTTTGCTGAAAAAAAGAATTCATCGAAGTCCGACAATATAAAAAAGCTGACAGAAAAAATTGTATTAGAGAAATTCAATAATAAGATGTCAAATGTATCACAATGGATGGCTATTTTTGAATCAGAATGTATTCGTGTTGGTATAGAAGAAGACACTAAGAAAATTGAGGCCTTGAGATTATTCTTAGAAGATTCATGCCTCGATTGGTACAGTTCAAGACTCATAAAATGTACAGTAAACTCGGAATGGTCAACGTGGAAGGAAAACTTCTGTGAAACTTACGCAGACAGGGGATGGTCGCCAGTGAGATACGCAATGCTATTCAAATATAGACAAGGATCATTACTGGAATATGCTttgaaaaaggaaaaacttttattagaagttaataaatcaatggatAATACCACGTTAATTGATTTAATTGCCACCGGGCTCCCAAATTGTATTGCAGACAAAATCAATAGAACTAGCTTAAAGGAGACTAAGGATTTGTTTAATAATATCAGGGGCTTGGAACATCTAGTGAATAAAAAGAATTCGGGAATAAAAATGAAaggtttagaaaataaaattaaagaccgAGATGGAAGTTACAAACCATGCAGAATTTGTGAGAAAGAAAACAAAGGCAACCGTTATCACTCCGAATCTTTGTGTtggtataaaaacaaaaataatgataaacaaAAAAGAGATCAGATAAAAACAGTTAATAATTCAGAGTTAGAAACAGAATTAAACgaaataaatccaaaaaactAG